Below is a genomic region from Acinetobacter tibetensis.
AAAACCATGGATAGAATATAGATTTTTTACTCTATTTTGTTGTTTTTTTGAACTAATCAGTTCTGCTAGAGCATTTACTCTTATTTTAATTGTGTTATTTTTGTCACATGGAGTAACGATATGATTTTGGTCGGATCTACCAAATAATTCCAGATTTTACATAAACATACATAAAAAATCGTGTACCTCAAGGGAAGATGAAAGAATGAAATTAAAAGCGCTAACTACCGCAATGATTCTCGCAGCATTACCAACCGCTGGAGCATTTGCTGCGGCACTTGACCGTTCAGGACAATCTATTTCTGCCTTCTTGCAACCAGGCAACTATTTTGAAGCAGGTATTTCAATCCTTGATCCGGACGTATCAGGGAAAGATATATCTGGTAACAATGCTAGCGACATGGCTGGGGACTACTACTTCCCTACTGCTGCATTAAAACTACAATTAACTGATCAATTCTCTTTTGGTTTACTTTACGATCAACCATATGGTGCTGAAGCTGAATATACTGGTAACAATAATTTCGTTGCCAAACAAAGCGACCGCTTATTACCATCTGCTAGCAGCCCAACTTTAGGACAAGCTGGTTTAGGCAATGTAGTTACTGGTGGCACATCCGTTGAAGTAGATACTCAAAATTTAAACTTTATCCTAGGCTACCAACCTACAGCTAATTGGAACTTGTATGGTGGTGCTGTTTATCAAACAGTAAAAGGTAATGTGAAACTACGTGGTTCTGCATATAGCCTTTATAATGGTTACGATGCCGACATTAAAGAAACAGGTGACTTTGGCTGGTTAGCAGGTGTCGCTTATCAAATTCCAGAAATTGCATTAAAAGCATCATTAACATATCGTTCTGAAATTGAGCATAATGCACAAGTTAATGAAAATATTCCTATTGTAAACTTGGTTGCAGCAAATCCAACATTATTGTTTGGCGCTCTGGGTATTACAGATCCTGCTACGCAGCAAGCTATCGGTCAGAAACTTGCAGCATTAGGTGGCAGTGGTAAAACTGACATTACAACGCCTCAATCTGTAAATTTAGATTTCCAAACTGGTATTATGGCCAATACAGTTGCCTTTGCTAACCTACGCTGGGTAAACTGGAAAGATTTCTCAATTCAACCATATAAGTTTGGTCTTGTTTCTCAAGCTGCTGGTCAATTACTGCCACAATTAAACAAACCAAATGGTTTTAATTTAGTTGATTACTCAGATGATCAATGGTCAGCAAACGTTGGTGTGGGTCGTAAATTGACTGAACAATGGGCAGGTAATGTATCTGTCGGTTGGGATTCTGGTGCTGGTAACCCTGTAACGACACTAGGCCCAACAGAAGGTTATTGGAACCTTGGTTTAGGTGTTCAATATAGCCCTACACCTGCAACATTCATTGCTGGTGGTGTGAAATACTTCTGGTTAGGCGATGCAGATGCTCAAACTGGCGCTCATTCTGCGGCAGGTACTTTCAGTGACAATGATGCACTTGCATATGGTTTAAAACTCGGCTACCGCTTCTAATTCCTACTTGACTCAAAAGACCATCCTTCTGGATGGTCTTTTTTTGGCAAAAAGTATCATTTTTATAAATCTCAATTTCCACCGAACTTAGCCAAGTGTTTCTAAATTAAACATTTAATTTTTTACTTAAATGATTCTACAATTAAACTAATTACTCTATTTTTTATATATAAATCATTAATATACATACGTACCATTAGTATTTTTACTCTATTCAAGCACTTTTTGTGTATGAGCTAGTTCAATTAATAAACGGCATAGTGCATTTACTCTTTTTTAATTTGTGTTACCTTCCCTTAACTTTTAGTTACAAAGCGATATCAGGGAAAATATCCATGAAGCTTACAGCTCTTAAAAAAGCAATTTTACTCTGTCTTATTCCTACTACTTCTACATTTGCCGCAGGCCTTGATCGTTCTGGTCAATCTATTGCAGCTTTTCTGCAACCAGGAAACTACTTTGAAGCAGGTATTTCTATACTTGATCCAGATGTTTCAGGCAAAGACAAAGAAAATAATAATACAGGTGACATGGCTGGTGACTATTACTTCCCTCATGCCGCTTTGAAAATCCAAGCAACAGATCATTTCTCTGTTGGCTTGATTTACGACCAACCCTATGGTGCAGATGCTGAATATTCTGGGGATAGTGGTTTTGTAGAAAATCGTCCTGTTCCCTTTAAAGGTGGTACATCTGTTGTTGTTGATACTCAAAACTTAAATTTATTAGTAGGTTATCAACCGAATGATAACTGGAACTTATATGCTGGTGCTGTATATCAAACGGTAGATGGAACAGTCTTACTTCGTGGTACAACCTATAGCGTTCTTAATGGTTATGATTTTAGAACAGGTGAAGATGAGTCTGTTGGTTGGTTAGCGGGTGTTGCTTATCAAATTCCTGAAATTGCATTGAAAGCATCAGTAACTTATCGTGCTGAAATTAAGCATAAAATGAATGCTTATGAGCATTTTGGGCTTGCGGGTTTAACTGGTAATGCAAAACTTGATGGTGTCATGACCGCATTAAATGCTTCAAGTGGTGAAACAGAATTAACCACCCCTCAATCTGTCAATGTCGATTTACAAACAGGCATCATGGCCAATACTGTGGCATTTGCCAATGTACGTTGGGTAGACTGGTCAAACTTCAAAGTTCAACCTTATAACTTTGGCAAACTTTCTCAAGTCCTTGGACAGGCTGGACTTGTAGCGAATAAACCGAATGGTTTTAATCTCATTGATTATAAAGATGATCAAATTTCTGCAACTGTTGGTTTAGGTCGTAAATTTAGTGATCGTTGGGGAGCTAACGTATCAGTAGGTTGGGACTCTGGCGCAGGTAACCCTGTGACTACACTGGGTCCAACAGAAGGCTTTTGGAGTGTAGGAACGGGTGTACGTTTCTCTCCTGCTGAAAATTACTTTATCGGTGCAGGCGTAAAATATTACTGGTTAGGTGATGCTGATGCCGTAACTGGTGCTCATTCTGCAGCAGGAACATTTACTGACAACAATGCCATCGCGTATGGTTTAAATGTAGGCTATAAATTCTAAAATCTAGAATTTAAAAAAAAGACGGACTTATGAGTCCGTCTTTTTTTGCTTTAATCTTATAGAGTTAAGCAGGAATATCACGTACAGATGCCTTACGAATGGCTTCTTTTAATGCATCATAACCATTGATTGCTGGGAATTGTGGAAATTCAGCAATCACATTTTCTGGCGCATCAAACAAGAAACCATGATCCGCTTCGCCTAACATTGTGGTGTCATTATACGAATCGCCCGCGGCAATCACACGGAAGTTCAAACCATGAAGCGCTTTAACCGCCTGACGTTTTTGGTCTGGTTGACGTAATTTATAAGCAGAAATCATGCCCTGCTCATCTGTTTCTAACTTATGACAAAAAATGGTTGGCCAACCCAATTGTTTCATCAGTGGATGTGCAAATTCATAAAAAGTGTCTGAAAGGATAATCAGTTGGAAATGCGTACTGACCCATTCTACAAATTCTTTCGCACCTGGAAATGGTCCCATTTCCGCAATCACATCTTGAATATCATCCAAGCCTAAATTATGTTGCTTAAGAAGATTTAAACGCTGTGTCATCAACACATCGTAGTCAGGAATATCACGTGTTGTCGCTTCTAGCGCTTTAATTCCAGTTTTTTTTGCAAAGTTAATCCAAATTTCTGGAACTAACACACCCTCTAAATCAAGACATACAACTTCCATGAATGCTCCCAACTGTCTATGAAAAAAATTTGGACTATAATAACATCAACTTATGATTCAGTAGTTGCTGTTTTTTAAATCTATTTTTTTCATAAGCATTTATTTTTTAATGCTAAGTAGAAATATTCAATTCAATTAGAATATTTTCAAAATCTTTTAATATAGGTTTTGAAGTCTCCAAGCCTATAGCCAGGAACTCTAATGACTACTATCCCTACTGTCGATCATATTGATGCACTTGCATCTGAATATGCAGATAAATCTCCAAGTGAAATTTTAGAACTCGCACTGAATCAAGAAGGTGAAATTGCCATTTCTTTTTCTGGCGCTGAAGATGTTGTACTGATTGATATGGCTGCCAATCTGGGTAAACCATTCCGTGTTTTTAGTTTAGACACGGGGCGTTTACACCCAGAAACCTATCAATTTATTGAAACTGTGCGTAAACATTACAATGTTAATATCGAAATCTGTTTCCCAGAATCTGAAGCAGTCCAAGCGCTTGTCAATGAAAAAGGGTTATTCAGTTTTTACCAAGATGACCATAAAGAATGCTGTGGTATTCGTAAAGTACAACCTTTACGTAAAAAACTGGCGACTTTAGATGGTTGGATTACGGGTCAGCGTAAAGACCAAAGCCCTGGTACACGCACTGAAATTCCAGTGGTTCAATCTGATGTTGGCTTTTCTGGCCCAGGTAAACAGTTGATTAAATACAATCCTTTGGCGAATTGGTCGAGTGCTGAAGTATGGAGCTATATCCGTATGATGGAAGTGCCATACAATCCACTACATGAGCGTGGTTTTATTTCAATTGGCTGTGAACCATGTACGCGTCCTGTATTGCCCAATCAACATGAGCGTGAAGGTCGTTGGTGGTGGGAAGAAGCCACCCATAAAGAATGCGGATTACATGCTGGTAATTTATCAAAATAATTTTGTCAAGCCAAAGCCACTGAACTATTCAGTGGCTTTTTTTCAGATTGATGGACATATAAAGCCGTAACTTTTCTAAGTAAAAAG
It encodes:
- a CDS encoding phosphoadenylyl-sulfate reductase; the encoded protein is MTTIPTVDHIDALASEYADKSPSEILELALNQEGEIAISFSGAEDVVLIDMAANLGKPFRVFSLDTGRLHPETYQFIETVRKHYNVNIEICFPESEAVQALVNEKGLFSFYQDDHKECCGIRKVQPLRKKLATLDGWITGQRKDQSPGTRTEIPVVQSDVGFSGPGKQLIKYNPLANWSSAEVWSYIRMMEVPYNPLHERGFISIGCEPCTRPVLPNQHEREGRWWWEEATHKECGLHAGNLSK
- a CDS encoding OmpP1/FadL family transporter, whose protein sequence is MKLTALKKAILLCLIPTTSTFAAGLDRSGQSIAAFLQPGNYFEAGISILDPDVSGKDKENNNTGDMAGDYYFPHAALKIQATDHFSVGLIYDQPYGADAEYSGDSGFVENRPVPFKGGTSVVVDTQNLNLLVGYQPNDNWNLYAGAVYQTVDGTVLLRGTTYSVLNGYDFRTGEDESVGWLAGVAYQIPEIALKASVTYRAEIKHKMNAYEHFGLAGLTGNAKLDGVMTALNASSGETELTTPQSVNVDLQTGIMANTVAFANVRWVDWSNFKVQPYNFGKLSQVLGQAGLVANKPNGFNLIDYKDDQISATVGLGRKFSDRWGANVSVGWDSGAGNPVTTLGPTEGFWSVGTGVRFSPAENYFIGAGVKYYWLGDADAVTGAHSAAGTFTDNNAIAYGLNVGYKF
- a CDS encoding OmpP1/FadL family transporter — protein: MKLKALTTAMILAALPTAGAFAAALDRSGQSISAFLQPGNYFEAGISILDPDVSGKDISGNNASDMAGDYYFPTAALKLQLTDQFSFGLLYDQPYGAEAEYTGNNNFVAKQSDRLLPSASSPTLGQAGLGNVVTGGTSVEVDTQNLNFILGYQPTANWNLYGGAVYQTVKGNVKLRGSAYSLYNGYDADIKETGDFGWLAGVAYQIPEIALKASLTYRSEIEHNAQVNENIPIVNLVAANPTLLFGALGITDPATQQAIGQKLAALGGSGKTDITTPQSVNLDFQTGIMANTVAFANLRWVNWKDFSIQPYKFGLVSQAAGQLLPQLNKPNGFNLVDYSDDQWSANVGVGRKLTEQWAGNVSVGWDSGAGNPVTTLGPTEGYWNLGLGVQYSPTPATFIAGGVKYFWLGDADAQTGAHSAAGTFSDNDALAYGLKLGYRF
- the thrH gene encoding bifunctional phosphoserine phosphatase/homoserine phosphotransferase ThrH encodes the protein MEVVCLDLEGVLVPEIWINFAKKTGIKALEATTRDIPDYDVLMTQRLNLLKQHNLGLDDIQDVIAEMGPFPGAKEFVEWVSTHFQLIILSDTFYEFAHPLMKQLGWPTIFCHKLETDEQGMISAYKLRQPDQKRQAVKALHGLNFRVIAAGDSYNDTTMLGEADHGFLFDAPENVIAEFPQFPAINGYDALKEAIRKASVRDIPA